A window of Variovorax paradoxus EPS genomic DNA:
ACCGCCGGCCCCCAAGGGCTACACCCCCGCGGTGCTCGCCGTGACCGGCACCAACGGCAAGACCACCGTCACCGCGCTCACCGGCCAACTGGTCGAGCGCGCGGGCAAGAGCGTGGCTGTCGCCGGCAACATCGGCCCGACGCTGCTCGACACGCTGGCCGCGCACATCGATGCCGAGACGCTGCCCGACGTGTGGGTGCTCGAACTCTCCAGCTTCCAGCTCGACGGCGTGCAGGGCTTCGAGCCGACCGCCGCGACCGTGCTCAACCTCACGCAGGACCACCTCGACTGGCACGGCGACATGCCGGCCTATGCGGCGGCGAAGGCGCGCATCTTCGGTGCGAAGGGTCTGATGATCCTCAACCGCGACGACGCAGGCGTGATGGCCATGCTGCCGCCGCCCGTCCGGGTGAAGCTGCAGCGTCCGCAGATCCGCACGCACGTCACTTTCGGCAGCGCGATGCCGCTGCGCCCGGGCGACTACGGCATCGAGCGCATCAACGGCATCGGCTGGCTGGTGCGCGCACTGGAGGCCGACGAAACGCAGAAGCGCAAGCGTGGCGCGGTGGTCGAAGAAGAAATCTTCTTCCAGCGCCTGATGCCTGCCGACGCACTGCGCATCCGCGGCCGTCACAACGCCATGAACGCGCTGGCCGCGCTCGCGCTCGCCACCGCCGCCGACTGCCCGCTGGGCCCGATGCTCTACGGCCTGCGCGAATACCGCGGCGAGCCGCACCGCGTGGAGCCGATCGCGCTGATCGACGACGTCGAGTACTTCGACGACAGCAAGGGCACCAACGTCGGCGCGACGGTCGCGGCGCTGAACGGCCTGGGCGAAGACCGCCGCGTGGTTGTCATCCTCGGCGGCGAAGGCAAGGGGCAGGACTTCGAACCGCTCGCCGCACCCGTCGCGCAGCACGCGCGCGCCGTCGTGCTGATCGGCCGCGACGCGCCGCTGATCGAGGCCGCGCTGGCGAACACCGGCGTCTCGCTGATGCATGCCGCCTCGATGGACGAGGCCGTGAAGCTGGCCGCCGCGCGCGCCAACCCCGGCGATGCCGTGCTGCTGTCACCGGCCTGTGCGAGCTTCGACATGTTCAAGGATTACGAGCACCGCGCGGAAGTGTTCCGCGAGGTCGTCCAGGCGCTCGCGGACAACCCGCGCGGCATGTCGACCGACGGTTCGTTCCCGGAGGAAACGCTGTGAACTCCGCTGCTGCAGGCGCCACGCCCAACACTCGCACCAGCCGCTTCGGTGGCTGGTTCAGGCGCGCCCGCAGCGGCATCGATTCGCTGCCCGTGCACCTGCCGGTGCGGCTGGGCGGGGCCGGCATCGCGCAGACCAAGGCCACGCCGATGCGCGTGCTGGGCTTCGACCAGGCGCTGGTGTGGGTCACCGTGGCGCTCCTGACCTGGGGCCTGGTGATGGTGTATTCCGCGTCCATCGCGCTGCCCGACAACCCGCGCTTCGCGCGTGCCGGCTATGGCGCCTCGTTTTTCCTGACGCGGCATGCCGCGTCAGTGGCATTCGCGTTCATCGCCGCGCTGCTGGCCTTCCAGATCCCGATGAAGACCTGGGAGCGCGCCGCGCCCTGGCTGTTCGTCGTCTCGCTGCTCCTCCTGGTGGCGGTGCTGATTCCGCACATCGGCATCAGCGTGAACGGCGCTCGGCGCTGGCTGCCGATGGGCTTCATGCGCTTCCAGCCTTCCGAGCTCGCGAAGGTGGCGATGGTGCTCTATGCCGCCAGCTACATGGTGCGCAAGATGGAGATCAAGGAGCGGTTCTTTCGCGCCGTGCTGCCGATGGGCATTGCGGTGGTGGTGGTCGGCATGCTGGTGATGGCCGAGCCCGACATGGGCGCGTTCATGGTGATCGCGGTGATCGCCATGGGCATCCTCTTCCTGGGCGGCGTGAACGCGCGCATGTTCTTCGTGATCGCCGCGCTCGTGGTGGTGGCCTTCGGCACCATCGTGGCGAGCAGCCCCTGGCGCCGCGAGCGGATCTTCGCGTACCTCGATCCGTGGAGCGAGGAGCACGCGCTCGGAAAGGGCTACCAGCTCTCGCACTCGCTGATCGCCATCGGGCGCGGCGAGATCTTCGGCGTCGGCCTGGGCGGCAGCGTCGAGAAGCTGCACTGGCTGCCCGAGGCGCACACCGACTTCCTGCTCGCCGTGATCGGCGAGGAATTCGGCCTGGTCGGCGTGCTGCTGATCATCGGCCTCTTCCTCTGGCTGACCCGCCGCGTCATGCACATCGGCCGCCAGGCCATTGCGCTGGACCGCGTGTTTTCGGGCCTGGTCGCGCAAGGCGTGGGCGTGTGGCTCGGCTTCCAGACCTTCATCAACATGGGCGTGAACCTCGGTGCACTGCCGACCAAGGGCCTGACCTTGCCGCTGATGAGCTTCGGCGGTTCGGCCATCCTGATGAACATGATCGCGCTGGCGATCGTGCTGCGCATCGATTACGAAAACCGAGTCCTCATGCGCGGAGGCCGCGTATGACCGGCAGGACCGCACTCGTCATGGCCGGCGGCACCGGCGGCCACATCTTCCCGGGCCTCGCCGTGGCCGAGGCATTGCGCGAGCGCGGCTGGCGCGTGCACTGGCTGGGCGCGCCCGGCGGCATGGAAGAAAAGCTCGTGCCGCCGCGTGGCTTCGCGTTCGAGCCGGTGCAGTTCGGCGGCGTGCGCGGCAAGGGCCCGCTCACGCTGTTCCTGCTGCCGTTGAAACTGCTGCGCGCTTTCTGGCAGAGCTTTCGCGTGGTGCGCCGCGTGAAGCCCGACGTGCTGGTGGGCCTGGGCGGCTACATCACCTTTCCGGGCGGAATGATGGGCGTGCTGCTCAACAAGCCGCTGGTGCTGCACGAGCAGAACTCGGTCGCGGGCCTCGCCAACAAGGTGCTGGCGGGCGTGGCCGACCGTGTGTTCACCGCCTTCCCGAATGTGCTGAAGAAGGCGCAGTGGGTGGGCAATCCGCTGCGCGCGGCGTTCACCTCGCAGCCCGATCCGGCCTCGCGCTTCGCGGGCCGAACCGGTCCGCTCAAGCTGCTCGTGGTGGGCGGCAGCCTCGGCGCACGCGGCCTCAACACCGTGGTGCCGCAGGCGCTGGCGCGTATCGCACCCGAAACGCGTCCGCAGGTGCTGCACCAGAGCGGCACCAAGCAGATCGACGAACTGCGCGCCAACTACACGGCGGCGGGTGTCGAAGGCGAGCTCACGCCGTTCATCGAAGACACGGCGCAGGCCTATGCGGACGCGGACATCATCGTCGCGCGCGCCGGTGCCAGCACCGTCACAGAAATCGCGGCCGTCGGCGCAGCAGCGCTGTTCGTGCCTTTCCCCTCGGCGGTCGACGACCACCAGACCACCAACGCGCGCTTCCTCGTGGACGCGGGCGGCGGCTGGCTGGTGCAGCAGGCCGACCTCACACCTGAATTGCTGGCTGATTTGCTACAGAACACCGAGCGCACCGCGCTGATCGAGAAGGCCGCGAAGGCAAAGACCATGCAGAAGACAGAGGCTGTGGAAGCCGTCGTCCGCGCCTGCGAGGAGCTTGCCAAATGAAGCACGCCATTCGCCACATCCATTTCGTCGGCGTCGGCGGCTCGGGCATGAGCGGCATCGCCGAGGTGCTGCTCAACCTGGGCTACAGGATCACCGGCTCCGACCTGTCCGACAGCGCCACGCTGCGCCGGCTCGCGGGCCTGGGCATCGGCACCTTCGTGGGCCATGCGGCCGCGCACATCGAGGGCGCGGACGCGGTCGTCACTTCCACTGCCGTGCAGTCGGACAATCCCGAAGTACTGGCCGCGCGCGAGAAGCGCATTCCGGTCGTGCCGCGCGCGCTGATGCTGGCCGAGCTGATGCGCCTGAAGCAGGGCATCGCGATCGCGGGCACGCACGGCAAGACCACCACCACCAGCCTCGTGGCGAGCGTGCTCGACGCGGCAGGGCTCGATCCGACCTTCGTGATCGGCGGGCGCCTGAACAGCGCAGGCGCGAATGCGCAGCTCGGCAGCGGCGACTACATCGTCGTCGAGGCCGACGAGTCGGACGCCTCGTTCCTGAACCTGCTGCCCGTGATGGCGGTGGTCACGAACATCGATGCCGACCACATGGAGACCTACGGGCACGACTTCGCGAAGCTGAAGAAAGCATTCGTCGACTTCCTGCACCGCATGCCGTTCTACGGCGTGGCCATTCTCTGCACCGACGACGCGGCGGTGCGCGACATCGTGGCCCAGGTCACCTGCCCGGTCACAAGCTACGGCTTCGGCGAGGACGCCCAGGTGCGCGCCGTCGACGTGCGCGCGGTCGGCGGCCAGATGCATTTCACCGCGCAGCGCCGCAACGGCGTGACGCTGCCCGACCTGCCCATCGTGCTGAACCTGCCGGGCGAGCACAACGTGCGCAATGCGCTGTCGGTGATCGCGGTGGCGGTCGAGCTCGGCATTCCCGACGAGGCGGTGCAGCGAGGCCTCGCCGGCTTCAAGGGCGTGGGCCGCCGCTTCCAGAGCTACGGCGAGGTGAGCGTGCCGGGCGGCACGGGCAGCTTCACCGTGATCGACGACTACGGCCATCACCCGGTCGAGATGGCGGCCACGATCGCCGCCGCACGCGGCGCGTTCCCGGGCCGCCGGCTGGTGCTGGCTTTCCAGCCGCACCGCTACACCCGCACGCGCGACTGCTTCGAGGACTTCGTGAAGGTCATCGGCACGGCCGATTCGGTGCTGCTCGGCGAGGTCTATGCCGCGGGCGAGGCGCCCATCGTGGCCGCCGACGGCCGCACGCTGGCGCGCGCGCTGCGCGTGGCCGGCAAGGTGGAGCCGGTGTTCGTCGACGACATCGCGGCCATGCCGCAGGCGGTGCTGGACAACGCCCGGCCGGGCGACGTCGTGCTTTCCATGGGCGCCGGTTCCATCGGCGCGGTGCCGGGCAAGGTGGTCGAACTCGGCGGCGCGGCCGCACCCGCAGCGGCTGCCGCAGCCACTGCGCCATCGTCAACAACTTCGGAGCGCGGCTCGCGCAAGGGGAGGGCATCGTGAGCCTTCAGGATCCAAAACTTTTCGGCAAGGTCGCCGTGCTGTTTGGCGGCAGTTCCGCGGAACGCGAGGTCTCGATGATGTCGGGCACCGGCGTGCTCGAGGCGCTGCGTTCGCGCGGCGTCGATGCGCACGCCTTCGATCCGTCCGAGCGCGACCTGGTCGAGCTCAAGCGCGAAGGCTTTGCGCGCTGCTTCGTCGTGCTGCACGGCCGCCATGGCGAAGACGGCACGGTGCAGGGCGCGCTCGAGCTGCTCGGCATTCCCTACACCGGCTCGGGCGTCATGGCCTCGAGCGTGGCGATGGACAAGGTCATGACCAAGCGCATCTGGCAGGCCGACGGCCTGCCGACGCCCAAGTACGTGCGCCTGGCTTTCGACCAGCAGAGCCGCGAGCAGATCATGGTGGTGCCCGACGTGCTCGGCCTGCCGCTGATCGTGAAGCCACCGCGCGAGGGTTCGTCCATCGGCGTGACGAAGGTCGAAGGCTATTCACAGATGCAGGACGCGGTCACGCTCTCGGCGAAATACGACGCCGATGTGCTCTGCGAGGAGTTCATCGAGGGCGAGGAGGTGACCTGCGCCGTGCTCGGCCAGGGGCTCGATGCGCGCGCGCTCCCGGTGGTGCGCATCGCCGCGCCCGAAGGCGCCTACGACTACCAGAACAAGTATTTCACCGACGTCGTGCAATACAAGTGCCCGAGCGGGTTGCCGGCGGACGAGGAGCACGAGATCCAGCGCATCACGCTGGCCGCGTACCACACGCTCGGCTGCCGCGGCTGGGGCCGCGCCGACGTGATGATCCGCGCCAGCGACCGCAAGCCCTTCCTGCTCGAGATGAACACCTCGCCCGGCATGACCAGCCATTCGCTGGTGCCGATGTCGGCGCGTGCGGCGGGCATTCCCTACGAAGAGCTGTGCCTGCGCGTGCTGGCCTCCGCTTCGCTGGATGCCAAGGGAGGCGCGCAATAGCCATGGCCGACAGCATCCAGGCGCCGTTCGACGTCAAGCTCATGAACATCGTGGCGAACCTCGCGTTCGTCGCGGTGGCGCTCATGCTGCTGGCGGCGGGCGCGTGGTGGGTGCTGCGCCAGCCTTTCTTCCCGCTCGCGGGTATCAAGGTGGACGGCGAAGTGACGCACAACAACGCGGTCACGCTGCGCGCCAACGTGGCGCCGCAGCTCTCGGGCAACTTCTTCACCATCGACCTCGCGCGTGCGCGCACCGCCTTCGAAGCGGTGCCGTGGGTGCGCAGCGCGGTGGTGCGGCGCGAGTTTCCGAACAAGCTGCGCGTGTCGCTGACCGAGCAGGTGCCGGTGGCCAGCTGGGGCGACGAGGCGGGGTCGAAGCTCATCAACGGCTTCGGCGATGTGTTCGAAGCCAACGTGGCCGAGGTGGACGAGGACCTACCGCGCCTGGACGGCCCGATCGAGCAGGCCGGGCAGGTGCTGGGCATGTACCGCGTGCTGGCGCCGCAGTTCCAGCCCTACGACTTCGGCATCGACGAGCTCACGCTGTCCAGCCGGGGCAGCTGGAGGGTGGTGCTGGACAGCGGCGCGCGGATCGAACTCGGGCGCGGGCAGAGCGAAGAGGTGTCGGCCAGGCTGCAGCGCTTCCTGAAGACCGTGACCCAGGTCGCGGGCCAATACCACCGCACGGTGGCCGATGTCGAAGGCGCCGATCTGCGCCACAACGACGCGTATGCATTGAGGCTGCGCGGCGTCACCACGGTCTCGCCCGAGACCCCAAGAAGAATCAAGTAGCGCACAGCGAGAAATCGAGGACATATTTCAATGCCCAAAGAATACAAAGACCTGGTCGTAGGCCTGGACATCGGCACCGCCAAGGTGATGGTGGTCGTGGCCGAGGTGCTGCCCGGCGGCGAGCTCAAGCTCGCCGGGCTCGGCATCGCGCCGAGCAATGGCCTGAAGCGCGGCGTGGTGGTGAACATCGACGCCACGGTGCAGAGCATCCAGCAGGCGCTGAAAGAGGCCGAGCTGATGGCCGACTGCAAGATCAGCCGCGTCTACACCGGCATCACCGGCAGCCACATCCGCGGCATCAATTCCAGCGGCATGGTGGCGGTGAAGGACAAGGAAGTGACGCCCGCCGACGTGGCCCGCGTGGTGGAGACCGCGCGCGCGATCAACATCTCGAGCGACCAGCGCTTGCTGCTGGTGGAGCCGCAGGAGTTCGTGATCGACGGCCAGGACGTGAAGGAGCCGATCGGCATGAGCGGCATGCGGCTCGAAGCCAAGGTGCACATCGTGACCGGTGCGCAGAGCGCGGCCGAGAACATCATCAAGTGCGTGCGCCGCTGCGGCCTGGAGGTCGACCAGCTGATGCTGAACCCGCTGGCCTCGAGCCAGGCGGTGCTCACGGAAGACGAACGCGAACTGGGCGTGGTGCTGGTGGACATCGGCGCGGGCACGACCGACGTGGCGATCTTCACCAATGGCGCGATTCGCCACACGGCGGTGATTCCGATCGCGGGCGACCTCATCACGAGCGACATCGCGATGGCGCTGCGCACGCCCACCAAGGACGCGGAAGACATCAAGGTCGAGAGCGGCTATGCGAAGCAACTGCTGGCCGACCCCGACCAGCAGGTGGAAGTGCCGGGTCTGGGCGACCGCGGTCCGCGCATGCTGAGCAAGCAGGCGCTGGCCGGCGTGATCGAGCCGCGCATCGAGGAGATCTTCTCGCTGGTGCAGCAGGTGGTGCGTGAGTCGGGCTACGAAGAGGTGCTCTCTTCGGGCGTGGTGCTCACCGGCGGCAGTGCGGTGATGCCGGGCATGGTCGAGCTGGGCGAAGACATCTTCCTCAAGCCCGTGCGCCGCGGCATCCCGAAGTATTCCAGCGCGTTGTCCGACATGGTCGCGCAGCCTCGCGCGGCTACTGTCATGGGCCTGCTCGAAGAGGCGCGCTTCGCACGCATGCGCGGCTTCAAGGTCGCGCAAAAGAACGGGTCGGTAAAGACTGCGTTCGGACGTTTCAAGGACTTCATCGTGGGGAACTTCTGACCATGAACCACTCCCCACTCTGGCTCGCTCGCGGCAGTCCGCCGTTGCATTTCAACGAGCGATGGCGACGAACAGGTCCACCATCGTGACGACGCTCTCGTTGAACACGTCACGGCAAAAGAATTATTCATAGATACATAACGGCAACTGCAATATTCAAGGAGTTAGAAATGACCATCGAAATGATCGAAGTCGAAGAATTCAATCAGGGCACGCAGATCAAGGTGATCGGTGTCGGCGGCGGTGGCGGCAATGCGGTCGCCCACATGATGGAGCGTGGTGTGCAGGGCGTGCAGTTCGTTTGCGCGAACACTGACGCACAGGCGCTGACCCGCAGCAACGCGAACAAGATCATCCAGCTGGGCACCAGCGGCCTGGGTGCCGGCAGCAAGCCCGACAAGGGCCGTGAAGCCGCCGAAGCCGCCGTGGACGAAATCCGCGCGGCGATCGACGGCGCGCACATGCTGTTCATCACCGCCGGCATGGGCGGCGGCACGGGCACCGGCGCCGCGCCGGTGATCGCGCGCGTGGCCAAGGAAATGGGCATCCTCACCGTGGGTGTGGTGACCAAGCCCTTCGACTGGGAAGGCGGCCGCCGCATGAAGAACGCGGACGACGGCCTGGCCGAACTCGAAGCCAACGTCGATTCGCTGATCGTGGTGCTCAACGAGAAGCTGCTCGACGTGCTCGGTGAAGACATCACCCAGGACGAAGCCTTCGCGCACGCCAACGATGTGCTCAAGAACGCCGTGGGCGGCATCTCGGAAATCATCAACGAGTACGGCGGCGTGAACGTCGACTTCGAAGACGTGCGCACCGTGATGGGCGAACCGGGCAAGGCCATGATGGGCACCGCCGCGGCTGCCGGTCCCGACCGCGCGCGCATCGCCGCCGAGCAGGCCGTGGCCTGCCCGCTGCTCGAAGGCATCGACCTCTCGGGCGCCAAGGGCGTGCTGGTGCTGGTGACGGCATCGAAGGGTTCGCTGAAGCTGAACGAGTCGAAGCTCGCGATGAACACCATCCGCGCCTACGCCTCGCCCGATGCGCACGTGATCTACGGCGCTGCCTACGACGAAGCCCTGGGCGACGAGATGCGCGTGACCGTGGTGGCCACGGGCCTCTCGCGCGCGGATGCACGCCGCCAGGCACCTACGCTGGAAGTCATTCGCACCGGCACCGACAACATCCCGTTCAACGTGCCCACCATGGGCGGCGTCGGCCACACC
This region includes:
- a CDS encoding D-alanine--D-alanine ligase, which translates into the protein MSLQDPKLFGKVAVLFGGSSAEREVSMMSGTGVLEALRSRGVDAHAFDPSERDLVELKREGFARCFVVLHGRHGEDGTVQGALELLGIPYTGSGVMASSVAMDKVMTKRIWQADGLPTPKYVRLAFDQQSREQIMVVPDVLGLPLIVKPPREGSSIGVTKVEGYSQMQDAVTLSAKYDADVLCEEFIEGEEVTCAVLGQGLDARALPVVRIAAPEGAYDYQNKYFTDVVQYKCPSGLPADEEHEIQRITLAAYHTLGCRGWGRADVMIRASDRKPFLLEMNTSPGMTSHSLVPMSARAAGIPYEELCLRVLASASLDAKGGAQ
- the ftsW gene encoding putative lipid II flippase FtsW, which translates into the protein MNSAAAGATPNTRTSRFGGWFRRARSGIDSLPVHLPVRLGGAGIAQTKATPMRVLGFDQALVWVTVALLTWGLVMVYSASIALPDNPRFARAGYGASFFLTRHAASVAFAFIAALLAFQIPMKTWERAAPWLFVVSLLLLVAVLIPHIGISVNGARRWLPMGFMRFQPSELAKVAMVLYAASYMVRKMEIKERFFRAVLPMGIAVVVVGMLVMAEPDMGAFMVIAVIAMGILFLGGVNARMFFVIAALVVVAFGTIVASSPWRRERIFAYLDPWSEEHALGKGYQLSHSLIAIGRGEIFGVGLGGSVEKLHWLPEAHTDFLLAVIGEEFGLVGVLLIIGLFLWLTRRVMHIGRQAIALDRVFSGLVAQGVGVWLGFQTFINMGVNLGALPTKGLTLPLMSFGGSAILMNMIALAIVLRIDYENRVLMRGGRV
- the murD gene encoding UDP-N-acetylmuramoyl-L-alanine--D-glutamate ligase produces the protein MRHLKDLPVLILGLGASGLAMTRWCARHGAVVTVADTREAPAALATLRAELPDATFIGGPFSAALVEGTPIRAVYRSPGLSPATIAPVIDAAKAVGLTVGGELDLFARALLDLRTVEVPVAEVAETEPEAVTEPVAEAPAEPVVPEAAQAELTLTVEPAEAPPVEAAEVPAAPEPEEVHAVTEQVEAEAAATVEATEVPEAVETAEVPAQTVEPVAATESTEATEAAPEPATPAMAEAMPRDPSLSVPVTPPVDEGAPAAEVTDAAPDATAPAPAVAPATGSRLPATGKPYVPTAAREAADFVAKIAELSATNPASAAVEEEPTAQLPLVPIEEPPAPKGYTPAVLAVTGTNGKTTVTALTGQLVERAGKSVAVAGNIGPTLLDTLAAHIDAETLPDVWVLELSSFQLDGVQGFEPTAATVLNLTQDHLDWHGDMPAYAAAKARIFGAKGLMILNRDDAGVMAMLPPPVRVKLQRPQIRTHVTFGSAMPLRPGDYGIERINGIGWLVRALEADETQKRKRGAVVEEEIFFQRLMPADALRIRGRHNAMNALAALALATAADCPLGPMLYGLREYRGEPHRVEPIALIDDVEYFDDSKGTNVGATVAALNGLGEDRRVVVILGGEGKGQDFEPLAAPVAQHARAVVLIGRDAPLIEAALANTGVSLMHAASMDEAVKLAAARANPGDAVLLSPACASFDMFKDYEHRAEVFREVVQALADNPRGMSTDGSFPEETL
- the murG gene encoding undecaprenyldiphospho-muramoylpentapeptide beta-N-acetylglucosaminyltransferase, whose product is MTGRTALVMAGGTGGHIFPGLAVAEALRERGWRVHWLGAPGGMEEKLVPPRGFAFEPVQFGGVRGKGPLTLFLLPLKLLRAFWQSFRVVRRVKPDVLVGLGGYITFPGGMMGVLLNKPLVLHEQNSVAGLANKVLAGVADRVFTAFPNVLKKAQWVGNPLRAAFTSQPDPASRFAGRTGPLKLLVVGGSLGARGLNTVVPQALARIAPETRPQVLHQSGTKQIDELRANYTAAGVEGELTPFIEDTAQAYADADIIVARAGASTVTEIAAVGAAALFVPFPSAVDDHQTTNARFLVDAGGGWLVQQADLTPELLADLLQNTERTALIEKAAKAKTMQKTEAVEAVVRACEELAK
- the ftsZ gene encoding cell division protein FtsZ — translated: MTIEMIEVEEFNQGTQIKVIGVGGGGGNAVAHMMERGVQGVQFVCANTDAQALTRSNANKIIQLGTSGLGAGSKPDKGREAAEAAVDEIRAAIDGAHMLFITAGMGGGTGTGAAPVIARVAKEMGILTVGVVTKPFDWEGGRRMKNADDGLAELEANVDSLIVVLNEKLLDVLGEDITQDEAFAHANDVLKNAVGGISEIINEYGGVNVDFEDVRTVMGEPGKAMMGTAAAAGPDRARIAAEQAVACPLLEGIDLSGAKGVLVLVTASKGSLKLNESKLAMNTIRAYASPDAHVIYGAAYDEALGDEMRVTVVATGLSRADARRQAPTLEVIRTGTDNIPFNVPTMGGVGHTSGGSQPNYDGMAVPSVWRTNRTMAAAKVDALSSGGMDDFEIPAFLRRQAD
- the ftsA gene encoding cell division protein FtsA encodes the protein MPKEYKDLVVGLDIGTAKVMVVVAEVLPGGELKLAGLGIAPSNGLKRGVVVNIDATVQSIQQALKEAELMADCKISRVYTGITGSHIRGINSSGMVAVKDKEVTPADVARVVETARAINISSDQRLLLVEPQEFVIDGQDVKEPIGMSGMRLEAKVHIVTGAQSAAENIIKCVRRCGLEVDQLMLNPLASSQAVLTEDERELGVVLVDIGAGTTDVAIFTNGAIRHTAVIPIAGDLITSDIAMALRTPTKDAEDIKVESGYAKQLLADPDQQVEVPGLGDRGPRMLSKQALAGVIEPRIEEIFSLVQQVVRESGYEEVLSSGVVLTGGSAVMPGMVELGEDIFLKPVRRGIPKYSSALSDMVAQPRAATVMGLLEEARFARMRGFKVAQKNGSVKTAFGRFKDFIVGNF
- a CDS encoding cell division protein FtsQ/DivIB, which codes for MADSIQAPFDVKLMNIVANLAFVAVALMLLAAGAWWVLRQPFFPLAGIKVDGEVTHNNAVTLRANVAPQLSGNFFTIDLARARTAFEAVPWVRSAVVRREFPNKLRVSLTEQVPVASWGDEAGSKLINGFGDVFEANVAEVDEDLPRLDGPIEQAGQVLGMYRVLAPQFQPYDFGIDELTLSSRGSWRVVLDSGARIELGRGQSEEVSARLQRFLKTVTQVAGQYHRTVADVEGADLRHNDAYALRLRGVTTVSPETPRRIK
- the murC gene encoding UDP-N-acetylmuramate--L-alanine ligase is translated as MKHAIRHIHFVGVGGSGMSGIAEVLLNLGYRITGSDLSDSATLRRLAGLGIGTFVGHAAAHIEGADAVVTSTAVQSDNPEVLAAREKRIPVVPRALMLAELMRLKQGIAIAGTHGKTTTTSLVASVLDAAGLDPTFVIGGRLNSAGANAQLGSGDYIVVEADESDASFLNLLPVMAVVTNIDADHMETYGHDFAKLKKAFVDFLHRMPFYGVAILCTDDAAVRDIVAQVTCPVTSYGFGEDAQVRAVDVRAVGGQMHFTAQRRNGVTLPDLPIVLNLPGEHNVRNALSVIAVAVELGIPDEAVQRGLAGFKGVGRRFQSYGEVSVPGGTGSFTVIDDYGHHPVEMAATIAAARGAFPGRRLVLAFQPHRYTRTRDCFEDFVKVIGTADSVLLGEVYAAGEAPIVAADGRTLARALRVAGKVEPVFVDDIAAMPQAVLDNARPGDVVLSMGAGSIGAVPGKVVELGGAAAPAAAAAATAPSSTTSERGSRKGRAS